Below is a genomic region from Syntrophorhabdaceae bacterium.
CTGCGTCTCCTCGCACACAGATGATCTTCCCCGTCTTTCTATGAGTTGCCCTTCTTTGCATAGCCTTTCTTATCATGGCTGGGTTGAAATCATAGAGGACGACAGGGCTTGAGGGACCGATCCCACCCGCTGCCAGGAATGAAAAATCTCCGGTGCCACCGCATAGGTCAAGTACCAGGGCCTCCCGGGGAAGTTGAAGAAGTTGCATCGCCGACTTTCGCCAGAGTACGTTAAGACCCAAAGAGAGCAGTGCGTCCGCCAGATCGTACGTGCCGGCGATGGCGCTGAAATGTTTCTGAATCATTCCGGTTTTCACACGGGCGGGCACGGTCTTAAAGCCGTAGGAGACGTTAAGATCATCCCGGTTCGTTACTTCCGCCATTCTTCTTTAACCTTGTCCCCAAAAATGAACTCACCCCAACCGGCATCTACGGCGAAATCCATGCACCGCGAGAAGATATGGTAATCCATTTCAGGACAGCGCATGCCTTTTTTCTCGAGAATTGCATCCGTCTTATCATGTTCGAAGACCCTTGCATCACGAATATATGGCCCGTAGGCGTCGATATAGTGCTCGAAAAGAGTTTCAAGGGCGTTTCTTGGCAGGCCGTCGAATGAGCCGGGGACCACGGTTCTTATGCCTGAGAGCCCGAAGTAACGCTCGGTGTATTCGATGAGCGTCTTAATTGTGGTGGTTCTGCTGTTGACGATATGAAAGACATCTCCCGTAAGGCATTCTTCCATGAGCGCCATGAAGACATGGATGAAGAAATCGATCGGTATAAGATTGATCCCGCCTGTCCCGTTCACGCCGATCCTGATGGGTAGATGGATAGAACCGTCAGCCTGCCTCTTTACCGACATGGCTTCGGCCTTCCTACCGCCGCGTTCGGCAATGTCCTTTTCGTAGAGATTCTTTAGAAAGAGCATTACCCGTATGGGATAATAGAGTGCGTTGAAGCTTAAGGTTCTTCCATCCCTCGCGCTGCCGTAGACGATTGACGGTCTGTATATGTTGAGTCTCATGTCTTTGTCGCGGCAAAAATCGAGGACTGTCTTCTCGGCGATATATTTTGTTTCTTCATACACGTTGGTAAATACCTCTGTTTTTACGAATCCCTCGCTCAAAGGCCCGCATTTTTTTCCCGCTACGTAAGCCGTGCTGATGTGATGAAAGAAGTGACATTTGCTCTCGGCAATCGTCTTAAGCAGGTTGCTCAAGTCTGTCACATTGGTCCTCTCGACTTGAGCACGTTTTCTTTCCGAAAAGGAGGTATCCGAGGCGCAGTGGATCACTTCGTCGATGCGGCCGGAGATGATTCTGCGGCGCTTTGCTTCCATGCCCAAATAGGGCCTGTCCATGTCGCCTTCGACGACCTCGAGCCTTGAGAGGCTCTGCTCCGCAATACCAAACCATCGCATCAACCTTTCAACCCTTTGCTCCGCAGTTCTCTCTTTATCGGGCCTTGCGAGAAGAATGACGCCGTATCCTCTTCTTAAAAGCTCGGCGGCAATGTGGCTTCCTATGAATCCTGTGCCGCCGGTCAGAAAAAAGACCGTCGAGCCTTCTCTCCTTTTGTCAGCTATTGTGGACGTTGATATAATGATGCGAAGATCCTTCCTCTCACCTTATGAGCTTTCTCAGATATACAGGTACTGTTCCTTTCTCGAGCATCCCTGTGAGAAAACATATTTGAGCCACTTGACGCCCTTTGTCGTTGCGGCAAGGCCGTCAAGCAGAGGTTCTATCTCTACCATGGCCCGCTTAATCTTGTCAGCCTCGCCGGAATCGGTATGGTCGATGTAGTAATCGTATTCAAGGACAGCCCGCTTACCGAGATCGATGGGGGTCAGAAAGCCGTAGTCGTTATCGATCCCGTATTTTTCGGCGATCTCATGTAAGCCTTCGGTTATTCTGTGAATGACCGCTATTCTGTCCAGTGGGACGTAGAGAAGAAAGGCGAACATATGTTTGTGTCGTGCCATTCTGGAGCTTACGATCCTGAACATATTAAGCCACACAGGATCGGTCATTTCGGGTCTCGAATAGAGCTCACGGTAAAAGGCCCGAAGGTCCTCGTCAACAGCGTCGGCAATAGTCTCGGGCGAAGGCTCCAGTATCGTTTCCAGTAAAGGTTGCAGCTCTTTTTTGCAGAGAATCTCATAGGGGTATCTGTCGCTCTCAAGGCCCTGAAGAATATCGTTCCAATCGTCTTTTACGAGCATAGGCAGGCTGAGAGCTAACATCCTGAACAGGCTGCTATCGATAACGGGTACGGCCATCTTTCGCACTGCGTCACGGGCATACTGGTCGCCCGTGAGAAAAACCACGTATTTAATCTGCAGCGTCTCCGTCAGGTTCTCTTTGATCTTGTCGGCAAGCGCTAGCGACGGCGATATGAATGTGGCGAGAAAATGGCCTCCGAGCACACCGATCGCAAACCCTATCCGGCGAGCGGCGAGCTCGCGGGCAAGAGCCACGGCTTTGTCAAAGTCTGCGAACGGCACGAGAAGGCCCTCTTCATCCTCGACAAGGGGATGCATCTTCATGAAAACCTTTGTGCAAATCCCCGGCGCGGGCGCCCCGCCATTTTCAAAGGCAAACACATTCGGGGCAGATTTTTCATTGAGATGGAAGACATGGCCTTTGCTATCGATAAATTCGGCGTTCACAAAATTATCGGCGCCCACTCCATAGGCGTTGGCCCACGTGGAAAAGGTGCCCGTGCAGACGATATTCCCGCAGACCGTGGCCGCCGGTTCGGCGACGTTCACCCGGAAGCCCTGTTTGAACACCTCTTTCTGCAGTTCAAAGGA
It encodes:
- a CDS encoding SDR family oxidoreductase, whose protein sequence is MIISTSTIADKRREGSTVFFLTGGTGFIGSHIAAELLRRGYGVILLARPDKERTAEQRVERLMRWFGIAEQSLSRLEVVEGDMDRPYLGMEAKRRRIISGRIDEVIHCASDTSFSERKRAQVERTNVTDLSNLLKTIAESKCHFFHHISTAYVAGKKCGPLSEGFVKTEVFTNVYEETKYIAEKTVLDFCRDKDMRLNIYRPSIVYGSARDGRTLSFNALYYPIRVMLFLKNLYEKDIAERGGRKAEAMSVKRQADGSIHLPIRIGVNGTGGINLIPIDFFIHVFMALMEECLTGDVFHIVNSRTTTIKTLIEYTERYFGLSGIRTVVPGSFDGLPRNALETLFEHYIDAYGPYIRDARVFEHDKTDAILEKKGMRCPEMDYHIFSRCMDFAVDAGWGEFIFGDKVKEEWRK
- a CDS encoding FAD-binding oxidoreductase; this translates as MISEEALRMASQCRHYAMCKIDFLGTGICPSGKEKHFVSYFPQGRMDIYSALASGLLPLTEGLIDIADTCTLCGICDKQCHFVTGMRPMSVMKALKEHVDTLIKEGRKIEPVQEDRTVRALQEIVGAQWATNEPAILLTYADDPFPLAQMQMPGAVVLPSVRDEIVEIVNFASKNDIPYVVRGNGGSVFGFVFTDGIVIDTIRMKGIEIDRDNWVAAAMPGVTSFELQKEVFKQGFRVNVAEPAATVCGNIVCTGTFSTWANAYGVGADNFVNAEFIDSKGHVFHLNEKSAPNVFAFENGGAPAPGICTKVFMKMHPLVEDEEGLLVPFADFDKAVALARELAARRIGFAIGVLGGHFLATFISPSLALADKIKENLTETLQIKYVVFLTGDQYARDAVRKMAVPVIDSSLFRMLALSLPMLVKDDWNDILQGLESDRYPYEILCKKELQPLLETILEPSPETIADAVDEDLRAFYRELYSRPEMTDPVWLNMFRIVSSRMARHKHMFAFLLYVPLDRIAVIHRITEGLHEIAEKYGIDNDYGFLTPIDLGKRAVLEYDYYIDHTDSGEADKIKRAMVEIEPLLDGLAATTKGVKWLKYVFSQGCSRKEQYLYI